The following proteins are encoded in a genomic region of Danio rerio strain Tuebingen ecotype United States chromosome 16, GRCz12tu, whole genome shotgun sequence:
- the LOC141374996 gene encoding serine/threonine-protein kinase pim-2-like isoform X1: MMTILRDSPCRFLIKLQEWFLVKEEKSPYGTTIKSIVMVIEHPGLCRTLAEFLKEHPHLERRDARTLIQQIVKAAQACTRKEICHFDIHYHNILVISPPLHIKLIDFGCGLHISHDPENYPQRDTVISPERAEKRTVNQLVTIVQDIARHCSSIPTDFMGFMAACWSPLNTTGEIQHSMKILNQPWLRD, translated from the exons ATGATGACCATTTTGAGAGATTCCCCCTGCCGGTTCCTCATCAAACTCCAAGAGTGGTTTTTGGTGAAAGAGGAGAAATCACCATACGGG ACAACGATCAAGTCAATAGTGATGGTGATAGAGCATCCCGGCCTGTGCAGAACTCTAGCAGAATTCCTGAAGGAGCACCCACACCTGGAGAGGAGAGACGCTCGCACACTGATCCAGCAGATCGTGAAAGCGGCTCAAGCGTGCACGAGGAAGGAAATTTGTCATTTTGATATCCACTATCATAATATCCTGGTCATCAGTCCGCCTCTGCACATTAAGCTGATAGATTTTGGATGTGGGTTGCACATCTCCCATG ATCCAGAGAATTACCCACAGCGAGACACAGTGATATCTCCCGAGAGAGCGGAAAAAAGGACGGTGAATCAGCTGGTTACCATCGTGCAGGATATAGCAAGACATTGTTCCAGCATACCTACAG ACTTCATGGGATTTATGGCTGCCTGCTGGTCCCCTTTGAATACTACAGGAGAGATCCAGCATTCAATGAAGATTCTAAATCAGCCGTGGCTTAGGGACTAG
- the LOC141374996 gene encoding serine/threonine-protein kinase pim-2-like isoform X2 has product MVIEHPGLCRTLAEFLKEHPHLERRDARTLIQQIVKAAQACTRKEICHFDIHYHNILVISPPLHIKLIDFGCGLHISHDPENYPQRDTVISPERAEKRTVNQLVTIVQDIARHCSSIPTDFMGFMAACWSPLNTTGEIQHSMKILNQPWLRD; this is encoded by the exons ATGGTGATAGAGCATCCCGGCCTGTGCAGAACTCTAGCAGAATTCCTGAAGGAGCACCCACACCTGGAGAGGAGAGACGCTCGCACACTGATCCAGCAGATCGTGAAAGCGGCTCAAGCGTGCACGAGGAAGGAAATTTGTCATTTTGATATCCACTATCATAATATCCTGGTCATCAGTCCGCCTCTGCACATTAAGCTGATAGATTTTGGATGTGGGTTGCACATCTCCCATG ATCCAGAGAATTACCCACAGCGAGACACAGTGATATCTCCCGAGAGAGCGGAAAAAAGGACGGTGAATCAGCTGGTTACCATCGTGCAGGATATAGCAAGACATTGTTCCAGCATACCTACAG ACTTCATGGGATTTATGGCTGCCTGCTGGTCCCCTTTGAATACTACAGGAGAGATCCAGCATTCAATGAAGATTCTAAATCAGCCGTGGCTTAGGGACTAG